In Paramormyrops kingsleyae isolate MSU_618 chromosome 5, PKINGS_0.4, whole genome shotgun sequence, one DNA window encodes the following:
- the LOC111842556 gene encoding C1q-related factor-like, which produces MLVLVLVVLIPVLVSSVGNDASHYEMLGTCRMVCDPYLNKGTTTSASIRGEAEALSDHSAVHPPSTLLQGPQGKPGRPGKPGPPGPPGEPGPPGPVGPPGDRGDTGRTGTLGLGGNGVISTAMYTTAPRVAFYAGLKNPHEGYEILKFDDVVTNLGNNYDGTSGKFICNIPGTYFFIYHVLMRGGDGTSMWADLCKNGQVRASAIAQDADQNYDYASNSVILHLDAGDEVYIKLDGGKAHGGNNNKYSTFSGFIIYAD; this is translated from the exons ATGCTGGTCCTGGTGCTGGTCGTCCTCATCCCCGTGCTGGTGAGCTCCGTTGGCAATGACGCCAGCCACTATGAGATGCTGGGCACCTGCCGCATGGTGTGCGACCCCTACCTCAACAAGGGCACCACCACCAGTGCGAGCATCCGGGGCGAGGCCGAGGCTCTCAGCGACCATAGCGCTGTCCACCCGCCGTCCACTCTGCTGCAGGGCCCGCAAGGGAAGCCAGGCCGGCCAGGAAAGCCTGGACCTCCAGGGCCTCCGGGAGAgcctggccctccaggaccggtgggcccacctggggacagggGGGATACTGGGAGGACTGGGACCCTAGGTCTGGGGGGTAATGGAGTTATCAGCACGGCCATGTACACCACAGCCCCCCGGGTGGCTTTTTACGCTGGGCTCAAGAACCCCCACGAGGGGTATGAGATCCTCAAGTTTGACGACGTGGTGACCAACCTGGGCAACAATTACGACGGCACCTCGGGCAAGTTCATCTGCAACATTCCAGGCACTTACTTCTTCATCTACCACGTGCTCATGAGAGGCGGTGATGGCACCAGCATGTGGGCAGATCTGTGCAAGAACGGCCAG GTTAGAGCGAGTGCTATTGCACAGGACGCAGACCAGAACTACGACTACGCAAGCAACAGTGTCATTCTGCACTTGGATGCTGGAGATGAAGTGTATATTAAGCTGGATGGGGGCAAGGCACACGGTGGAAATAACAACAAATACAGCACTTTCTCTGGGTTTATCATCTATGCCGACTGA